TGTGTGGTATCGTCGGTATCGTCGGTAAGAGTGACGTCAATCTGCAGCTCTATGATGGGCTCACTCTGCTACAGCACAGGGGACAGGATGCCGCCGGTATCGTTACCTGTGACGATGATCGCCTGAACCAGCAGAAAGCCAATGGTCTGGTTCGCGACGTATTCCGCGCGCGCCACATGGAGCGTCTGAAAGGCAATTTTGGTATTGGTCACGTCCGCTACCCCACTGCCGGCAGCTCCGGCCCGGCGCTGGCTCAGCCGTTCTACGTGAACTCTCCCTACGGCATCGCCATGGCTCACAACGGCAACCTCACCAATGTGCACGAGGTGGTCGATGAGATCTTCCAGCAGGACCTGCGTCATATCAATACAGATTCTGACTCGGAAGTGTTGCTGAACGTGTTCGCCCACGAGCTGCACAAGTTGCACAAGCTGCAGCCGAAAGCCGAAGATATCTTCAGTGCGATGCGCTCTGTACACAAGCGCGTGCGCGGCGCCTACGCTTGCGTTGCCCTGATTGTCGGTTACGGTATTGTCGCTTTCCGCGATCCCAACGGAATTCGTCCACTGGTTTACGGCAAGCGTGAAACCGAGAAGGGCACCGAATATATGGTGGCTTCCGAGTCCGTGGCTCTGGACGTACTGGGTTACACCCTGGTGCGCGATGTCGCTCCTGGCGAAGCGCTCTATATCGAGCTGGATGGCACTGTGCACTCCGAGCAGTGTTCAGATAACCCGTCTTTGACTCCCTGTATTTTTGAGCATGTGTACTTTGCCCGTCCTGACTCCATTATGGATGGCGTATCGGTACACAAGGCGCGTTTGCGTCAGGGTGAGCATCTGGCGGACAAAATTCTCAGCATGCGCCCGGATCACGATATCGACGTGGTTATCCCGATCCCGGATTCTGCCCGCACGGCAGGTCAGACGGTAGCCCACCGCTTGGGGGTGAAATTCCGTGAAGGTATGGTGAAGAACCGCTATATCGGACGGACCTTTATCATGCCCGGTCAAAAGCAGCGCAAGAAGTCGGTTCGCCAGAAGCTCAACGCCATCG
This DNA window, taken from Microbulbifer sp. VAAF005, encodes the following:
- the purF gene encoding amidophosphoribosyltransferase, which gives rise to MCGIVGIVGKSDVNLQLYDGLTLLQHRGQDAAGIVTCDDDRLNQQKANGLVRDVFRARHMERLKGNFGIGHVRYPTAGSSGPALAQPFYVNSPYGIAMAHNGNLTNVHEVVDEIFQQDLRHINTDSDSEVLLNVFAHELHKLHKLQPKAEDIFSAMRSVHKRVRGAYACVALIVGYGIVAFRDPNGIRPLVYGKRETEKGTEYMVASESVALDVLGYTLVRDVAPGEALYIELDGTVHSEQCSDNPSLTPCIFEHVYFARPDSIMDGVSVHKARLRQGEHLADKILSMRPDHDIDVVIPIPDSARTAGQTVAHRLGVKFREGMVKNRYIGRTFIMPGQKQRKKSVRQKLNAIELEFRGKNVLLVDDSIVRGTTCKQIIQMARDAGAAKVYFASAAPAVKYPNVYGIDMPSATELVAHGRTTEEICEEIGADWLIYQELEDLVVSSSGGKQKIDRFDCSVFDGNYITGDVDEEYLNDLHAQRNDTAKRKKADANAL